In Cicer arietinum cultivar CDC Frontier isolate Library 1 chromosome 7, Cicar.CDCFrontier_v2.0, whole genome shotgun sequence, the genomic window ATACAATCCATGTTCAACACAAAATCAACAAAAGCTTATCAGCTATCATTGCACACATACACGGTTCACATATTACTCTAAGCTACTAGTGAAATTTCTACTACTTCTCTGTCATCTCCATCAATCCATGCATGTTGTCTCTAGTCTCATTTTCTATCTTCACTGTCCCTGCTCGACAAACGtgtttcaattgaatttaattataataagaaCATGGCTAACTAATACTATGTgaagttttatttattgaattatttgttaAACCCCTCACATACCTGCTTGTCAGCTTTGAGATCTTTTTGTTCACCTTCAGAGATCAAAACATTTGTCTCATTGGTTTTTTCTTCCTTGACAAGAGTCTCTTCATGATTCAAGTCTTTGACAATTTCCTTGACCAAAGTCTCTTCCTCTATACATGTACAAggagaaaattcaaatttaatttaaaaaccagCAAATTAATCACTGAGCAATCTTAATTATTTGAAGTTAATGAAACAGGGGTTACTTGTAATGATCAATTGAATAAGaagtaacttaaaaaaataaatacaattaaagGGTGATTTTGGTcatcacctttttcattttctacaGCTTCCTTTTGGTTATTATTTTCCAATAAAACTTCTTTCTGGTCAGCAACAACAATTTCCTCTGTCTTATTCTCAGCAACAACATCAACTTCTTTGTTCTTCTCCAATGCCTTGTCCTGTTGAACATTTGTTATTTCATCAGGAGCAGCGACAACATTGGACTCATCAACAACCTCTTTGACATTGCTCTTGTTGTGTTCCAATTTTGAATTACTCTCAAAATCAACGGTTTCTGTCCCAATTTCCTGAACAACCTTGGAATCATCGAGACTTGATTTGTTGCTCTTGAGAATGGTGTTTTCTGAGGCAACATCGTGTTTAGATTTCCCACAACccatttctttttgtttttggtaaTTGGTGATTGTGGGAAATAGCTAAAAAGACAAGAAAAAGTAGGAGATACAGAGGGAAGGTTGATTTGTGTGTGATGAGATGAGATGGGGAATGAATATATGAATGAAGAAAAATGGTTGTAAGAGGTGTTTGGAGCTGGTGCACACGGGTGGAAAGAGATTTTTGTCGAGAGAAACAAACCGTGCGTCTTTTCCGCTGTCTCTTTAAGTTGTAATCAACGAAGAGATAAATAAATGGACAAAATAGAATTGTTTGTTTGTTAGTAGCCTTTTCCGTTTCATCAATGGACGGACGGTTGGACTATTGTCgttacaattaataataataaagcgGACTAAACTTTGTAAGGtgtaaattaatattacaaatattttatttaaatactattaattttattttgttataaatattatttaaattttttaaacatattaggaaatataataattaataaaaaatgatatattatgatatattattttattaaattattcgtTTTAACTatcagtaattttttttattaatgtaaaatataataataatttaaaattcgtaattatagtaattatttaaaaatagtataaataataattaaaattgtattgaaaattgtgaataatatttatatttaaatattttttttatcaaagtgGCATTCATTGCttctatttatcattttattaaaatatattgattaatattgtattatttaaaaagtattaaaatatcaaatttattacatATAAATTTGATGGTCAAATACgtgtttgaaatatttataattttatagagaaTACTTACAAAGTCAAATACAATTTTGGTTGTTCattctaataatttttctttttttgtattttttactatatatttattataaaatgaaaaacaaattgGTTAAAGAAACTTCTAAATGCTATCTTCGTATACATTCAAATCCATGtctaatttaacttttttatttttcaatctcaattcaaaataaataataattaaaatatactcatttattttaacaaattttaatatggTAAGTTATTGTTAAAAAACCTCCAAAATTATATGGTCAAATAAAGTTTAACAATTAAtgcaataataaaaatactaatatatgttacaattaaaattctatttcgTTTTTAGTATAATATGTGACAAATAAGAATGTAGGAAGATCATTATTCCAAATTTTAGTATCAATGATTTTGGcattaattacaataatttactttataaagttgaatttttattaagtCAAATGAAATTTCTTCTTATCTACATCTCACTTCTCTCGAATGAATTTGTCACTTTtgatatcaataatttttatttttggttatttgtatataataaaatagtttgactcaaataatttgtataatgtaaaatacatatataagtTATCATCATTTCATTATTCTattattgttgaaatatttgtatttatactacttaaaaaataaaaaataatttatcacatATTCAAAAGTACCAATTTAAGAAAACTTCTATGTTAGAAATAAAAcgaatttacaatttaaaaaaaaaaattaaagtgacaGGATAATGCAAACGAATTAGGGATGGCAATTAGACCCATACCCAGTGGGTATCCGCAAAAAACCCACAATGGGTAGGGTAAAAACTCGCATAATGGGTATGGGTATGGGGACGggtaattacccgcaaaattaagcgagtatgggtgcgggtacgggtactatagtacccaccccgccccgcacccgcacttatataaatatattatttatttatttatttatgtattatattagtgtttaatttaattaattattttcttttatgttttaacatctattaatattattggaccattgtaatatttataattgaaagataaatgtttgcaaactttttaagaatctaattatgataaatagataaataattgtgattttataactaatagttatgtcttattaatcgtgactttataattatatttgcaactttgtatcaattatctcaaataatattatcgtatgacttgcaacttcataaaatataattatagatatttaaatatgtattgtaacgagtgttcatttgaaatgttgagttagaaaatattttggtttataatatttcatgatttgatttaagatatttgaataatttttaaatttaatcacaacaatatcatttatttatcgatttttttagttaaaatgtgGGTAATGGGTATGGGTACGAGCAAGTACCCAGAAGGTAAGGGTACgcgtattaaagttgataccaaTAGGGTACGGGCACAGGTatgggtatttttttaaatcgcaGGTATGgggacgggtactatagtaccctacccaaacCCTACCCATTGTCATCCCTAAAAGGAATCTATATTTAAtaagaaataataacatatataacatacaatttttatatttgccaataaattcaataaaaatcttAGTAGtatattttctattataaattttatttatacttgaTGAATgaggataaaaaaaatactaaacttatttatatttattattttttaatatatattttaaatgttaaaataatcaaatttaaaaaatagaaggaGTATAAATTTT contains:
- the LOC101504955 gene encoding uncharacterized protein, whose protein sequence is MGCGKSKHDVASENTILKSNKSSLDDSKVVQEIGTETVDFESNSKLEHNKSNVKEVVDESNVVAAPDEITNVQQDKALEKNKEVDVVAENKTEEIVVADQKEVLLENNNQKEAVENEKEEETLVKEIVKDLNHEETLVKEEKTNETNVLISEGEQKDLKADKQGQ